The genomic stretch GGACAGGATTCCGTTGTACCTGTTATAAAAGAACGGATGAATACCTATCAGGAAACTCGTCCTTTAAGAGTCTTGAATGGTGGAAAAGAAATTATTCAATGGAGTGAGCGTGATGGTTGGGCACACCTTTATTTATATGATGATCAGGGTAATTTGAAAAATCGTATCACAAAAGGTCCCTGGCACGTGGAGGAAATCTTGAAAGTAGATGATAAGGCGCGTGTGATTTATTTTACTGCTAATGGAATGAATGCTAAAGAACATCCTTATTATGAACATTTGTATCGTGTGAATTTGGATGGCAGCGGTTTGAAACTACTGACTAAAGGGGATTATTTCCATCGTGTGGAAGTGGATGATGATGCTCGTTTTGTGGTGGATAATTATTCGCGTGTAAATACAGTGCCTTGCGCCATCCTGCTGGATACTAATGGCAATAAAGTAATGGATATTCAGGAGAGTGATTTTTCACAGCTTTTTGCTGCCGGTTATAAATTTCCGGAAATATTTAAAGTAAAGGCGGCTGATGGTGTGACAGATTTGTATGGTGTGATGTATAAACCTTTTAATTTTGACTCAACTAAGGTTTATCCTATTGTGGATTATGTTTATCCTGGGCCACAGGTGGAAGGTGTTTATTATCCGTTTACCCGTATGAGTCCCCGTACCGACCGTTTGGCACAGGCCGGATTTATTGTTATTTCTGTAGGACAACGTGGCGGGCACCCTAGCCGCTCTAAATGGTATCATAATTATGGATATGGAAATATGCGTGATTATCCGCTGGCCGATCATAAATATGCTATCGAGCAATTGGCGCAGCGTCATCATTTTATAGATATAGATAAGGTTGGTATTCATGGACATTCGGGAGGTGGATTTATGAGTACGGCGGCTATGTGCCAATACCCGGATTTCTTCAAAGTGGCTGTTTCTTGTGCCGGAAATCATGATAATAATATCTATAACCGTTGGTGGAGTGAAACGCATCACGGCGTAAAAGAAGTAGTGAGTGAGAAAGGGGATACAACTTTCGTTTATAAGATTGCTACTAATCCTGAAATAGCGAAGCAATTGAAAGGAAATTTGTTGCTGATTCATGGTGATATTGATAATAATGTACATCCAGGCAATACCTTACGGGTAGTTGATGCATTGATTCGTGCCGGGAAACGTTTTGATATGCTGATTCTTCCTCAACAGCGTCATGGATTCGGCGATATGAATGAATATTTCTATTGGAAACTGGTAGACTACTTCTCCGAACATCTGAAAGGGAGAAGTGAAAAATCGGTGGATATACCGAAACGGTAGATTTAGGATAATTGCCGGACGAATATGAAAGGAGCACAGAGGGTTCGTGTCATTAAGATACCTTTGTGCTCCTTGTTTTTATAGCAGACTGTTGATATAAGCCTTCATGTCCGGTGTCGCGGATTTTGCTTCCAGATACAGTTTATACTGCGCTTTGGTACGTACCAGATTATGGTCTTTATACCGGGTTTGATAATACGTGTCTCCGTTTATATAATCTGCTAAAAAGCGTACAGCTTGCATATAAGGGAACAGAGTTGCAGCGTATGGTAGCATTTCTATTTCAAGAGGGGTCAGGAAAGCTCGGGCCGACTCAATATAACCTTTGGTAAATGCTTTGAAGATTTCCATGTTGAACTTCACCTTATTTAAATCAGCCTCATCCTCCTTGCCGGTATTGGCTGCCGAACGGAGGAAATCACCGAAATCGGAGA from Phocaeicola dorei encodes the following:
- a CDS encoding S9 family peptidase; this translates as MRKMLFITLLMGGLCTTVSVAKAQERLPEYLQAEKYTQEKLNTMLFSTVVDPHWFQKGNNFWFEYKTSEGTFWYVVDPVARTKKLLFDRDELASQLTEIVKDPFEARHLPIINLKAKEDGRTFTFEVKSTKDATPKTEGKDKKDKKNEKEIFYFSYDYPTRKLTHLKDKEDDLKKIYWGSVSPDGKTVIYAKDLNLYRMSREDYEKAKKNEKDSTIVEIQLTTDGMKDFGYGIPYSMLNTDTLCNGKRRRVGGVWSPDSRYFAMTVSDDRAVKELWVINSMAHPRPTLETYKYQMPGEKEAPIEHLYLFDLVDNKRKEIKVAAYKDQSIGLEYKPMMQKQRDMEDQAVVWQGDNNRFFLTRSSRDLHRIDVCSYTIGQDSVVPVIKERMNTYQETRPLRVLNGGKEIIQWSERDGWAHLYLYDDQGNLKNRITKGPWHVEEILKVDDKARVIYFTANGMNAKEHPYYEHLYRVNLDGSGLKLLTKGDYFHRVEVDDDARFVVDNYSRVNTVPCAILLDTNGNKVMDIQESDFSQLFAAGYKFPEIFKVKAADGVTDLYGVMYKPFNFDSTKVYPIVDYVYPGPQVEGVYYPFTRMSPRTDRLAQAGFIVISVGQRGGHPSRSKWYHNYGYGNMRDYPLADHKYAIEQLAQRHHFIDIDKVGIHGHSGGGFMSTAAMCQYPDFFKVAVSCAGNHDNNIYNRWWSETHHGVKEVVSEKGDTTFVYKIATNPEIAKQLKGNLLLIHGDIDNNVHPGNTLRVVDALIRAGKRFDMLILPQQRHGFGDMNEYFYWKLVDYFSEHLKGRSEKSVDIPKR